The following coding sequences lie in one Mercenaria mercenaria strain notata chromosome 5, MADL_Memer_1, whole genome shotgun sequence genomic window:
- the LOC128556867 gene encoding uncharacterized protein LOC128556867, with translation MSSNKSIGMTALPVIDLKEVKEDRKRAAEKVVDILENVGFAYVDNVDGIDYKGLWDCCQWFFNKPMDFKRKVMRKQWNPENTNLYRGYFPVVEGEPSRKEAFEFARDVSPEDTTVSPTNWFYEKSTWPEEDGSFPFKKFLQQQYEVMHETCMEILRLSAIGLGIPENSFMHLFEVKPCSTFRLLHYPPWEGEPPQNAFIEDGKVLTTPEHMDSDFMTLLTPFEFGGLEIKQADGKWAEVINRPGSLVMNIGVTFSRMLGGKFKATRHRVIDIGIDRYSVPFFLSPRFDGDIGVNYLSTYTGEGPKHVPEKFGPWVLHRMKHEQKYFEYKVLPEIDE, from the coding sequence ATGTCTTCGAACAAATCCATCGGTATGACGGCTTTGCCGGTTATAGATCTGAAGGAAGTGAAAGAAGATCGAAAACGTGCCGCGGAAAAGGTTGTTGACATTCTTGAAAACGTAGGATTCGCTTATGTAGACAACGTAGATGGAATTGACTACAAGGGGTTGTGGGATTGTTGCCAATGGTTTTTCAATAAACCAATGGATTTTAAAAGGAAAGTCATGAGGAAACAGTGGAATCCGGAAAACACAAATCTTTATCGAGGTTATTTCCCAGTTGTGGAAGGAGAACCAAGCAGAAAGGAAGCGTTTGAATTTGCGAGAGATGTTTCACCTGAAGATACGACGGTGTCGCCCACCAACTGGTTTTACGAGAAATCCACATGGCCGGAGGAAGATGGATCGTTCCCTTTTAAGAAATTTCTTCAGCAGCAATACGAAGTAATGCACGAGACATGCATGGAGATTCTTCGACTCTCAGCAATAGGACTTGGTATACCTGAGAATTCGTTTATGCATCTGTTTGAAGTTAAACCATGTTCTACATTTCGATTGTTGCATTATCCGCCGTGGGAAGGCGAACCCCCACAGAACGCGTTTATAGAAGATGGAAAGGTCTTAACCACTCCGGAGCATATGGATTCTGACTTTATGACATTGTTAACACCTTTTGAATTTGGTGGTCTGGAGATAAAGCAAGCAGATGGCAAGTGGGCCGAAGTGATAAACCGTCCTGGAAGTCTCGTGATGAATATCGGTGTAACGTTTTCGCGCATGCTCGGCGGAAAGTTTAAGGCAACGCGTCATCGTGTGATAGATATAGGAATTGATAGATACTCTGTTCCATTTTTTCTCAGTCCCCGTTTCGATGGAGATATAGGTGTAAACTACTTATCTACATACACGGGAGAGGGACCTAAGCACGTGCCTGAGAAATTTGGTCCATGGGTATTGCATAGAATGAAACACGAGCAAAAGTACTTTGAGTATAAAGTGTTACCAGAGATAGACGAATGA